The Sphingobacterium bambusae genome includes a window with the following:
- a CDS encoding leucine-rich repeat domain-containing protein, with translation MPAISNHLSVISNHLSAISNHLSATSNHLSVTSNHLSVTSNHLSAISNHLSAISNHLSAISNHLSAISNHLSVTSNHLSVTSNHLSIISNHLSAISNHLSVTSNHLSVISNHLSVTSNHLSVTSNHLSVTSNHLSVISNHLSAISNHLPAISNHLSAISNHLSVISNHLLTRRIP, from the coding sequence TTGCCAGCCATAAGTAATCACTTGTCGGTCATAAGTAATCACTTGTCAGCCATAAGTAATCACTTGTCGGCCACAAGTAATCACTTGTCGGTCACAAGTAATCACTTGTCGGTCACAAGTAATCACTTGTCGGCCATAAGTAATCACTTGTCGGCCATAAGTAATCACTTGTCGGCCATAAGTAATCACTTGTCGGCCATAAGTAATCACTTGTCGGTCACAAGTAATCACTTGTCGGTCACAAGTAATCACTTGTCGATCATAAGTAATCACTTGTCGGCCATAAGTAATCACTTGTCGGTCACAAGTAATCACTTGTCGGTCATAAGTAATCACTTGTCGGTCACAAGTAATCACTTGTCGGTCACAAGTAATCACTTGTCGGTCACAAGTAATCACTTGTCGGTCATAAGTAATCACTTGTCGGCCATAAGTAATCACTTGCCAGCCATAAGTAATCACTTGTCGGCCATAAGTAATCACTTGTCGGTCATAAGTAATCACTTGTTGACCAGAAGAATTCCCTAA
- a CDS encoding fibronectin type III domain-containing protein: protein MKRLKARIDYSYLRHEELAVLAGKVSNALTDNPNFTSPNTLIETFTEQAADYIAKLQIAIRGGSKNDNDQKEESRVKLLAAFRELANLVNSVALGSAAIISSSALILGKPNSALTKPGLILLVRMGDGAVSGEIGIRFQADKAATEYLIEIGRMLGDTESITWEQSYTVRNSRKFIVGNLEPGTRYFARVQGRNALGSGDWSEFTSIIAR from the coding sequence ATGAAAAGATTAAAAGCAAGGATAGACTACAGTTATCTACGACACGAAGAATTAGCGGTGCTGGCAGGTAAAGTGAGCAATGCGCTAACGGACAACCCCAATTTTACTAGCCCCAATACGCTGATTGAAACCTTTACGGAGCAGGCAGCAGATTATATTGCGAAGCTACAGATTGCGATCCGCGGTGGCAGCAAGAACGATAATGATCAGAAAGAGGAGAGCAGGGTCAAACTCTTGGCGGCATTTCGGGAACTGGCGAATTTGGTCAATAGCGTGGCGCTGGGCAGCGCGGCGATTATAAGCAGCTCGGCATTAATTCTAGGAAAGCCAAACAGTGCATTGACGAAACCCGGCTTGATCCTGCTCGTACGCATGGGGGATGGCGCCGTGAGTGGCGAAATTGGCATTCGCTTTCAAGCGGATAAAGCTGCAACGGAATACCTGATCGAAATCGGAAGGATGCTCGGCGATACGGAAAGCATCACCTGGGAGCAATCTTACACCGTTCGAAATTCCCGAAAGTTTATTGTCGGCAATCTCGAACCGGGCACGCGGTATTTTGCGCGTGTACAAGGGCGCAATGCGCTCGGCAGCGGCGACTGGAGTGAATTTACCTCCATTATTGCGCGCTAG
- a CDS encoding hydrolase: MKKVILALQLVLASSIAFAQKPSPEMLDPKNHALLLIDHEGQMAFATHSISTVELRNNVGLIAGATKIFNIPTVVTTVAEKSFAGPVFPEILEFYPNTATYIDRTTMNTWEDINAHKAISGKGKKKIVMAGLWTSVCVVGPALSAISEGYEVYIITDACGDVSKDAHDHSIARMIQAGAKPITSLQYLLELQRDWARQETYKPVNDLVVRFGGAYGIGVQYARDMLKH, encoded by the coding sequence ATGAAAAAAGTAATTTTAGCACTCCAATTAGTTTTAGCCTCGAGCATTGCTTTTGCACAGAAGCCAAGTCCAGAAATGTTGGACCCGAAAAACCATGCTTTGTTACTCATCGATCATGAGGGGCAAATGGCATTCGCGACACACAGCATTTCAACCGTTGAATTGAGAAACAACGTTGGTCTTATCGCCGGTGCGACAAAGATTTTTAACATCCCCACTGTAGTAACAACGGTTGCCGAAAAATCCTTTGCGGGGCCAGTATTTCCTGAAATTTTAGAATTTTATCCAAACACAGCGACGTATATAGACCGTACGACAATGAATACTTGGGAGGATATTAATGCACACAAGGCGATCTCTGGAAAAGGCAAAAAGAAGATTGTGATGGCAGGTCTTTGGACTAGCGTATGTGTTGTAGGACCCGCTTTGTCTGCTATCAGCGAAGGATATGAGGTTTACATTATTACCGATGCTTGTGGCGATGTATCTAAGGATGCGCATGATCATTCCATCGCACGTATGATACAAGCGGGTGCGAAGCCCATTACATCATTACAATACTTACTTGAGTTGCAGCGGGACTGGGCTAGGCAGGAAACGTATAAGCCGGTAAACGATTTGGTGGTCAGGTTTGGTGGTGCCTATGGCATTGGTGTTCAATATGCCCGCGATATGTTAAAACATTAA
- a CDS encoding CHAP domain-containing protein, which yields MATMYSLFLGILSLALCLLMGTGHRDLTAAAQREALALRHNGLGLAGLPLRQQIMRIAAGELGVRELSGNNDGERVEAYLRYTHLGKGHAWCAAFVSWCYAQAGQAQPRNPWSPALFPQARRYTLARDNCATAQSVPALADVFGIYSASAKRINHVGLVNGLSHAYILSIEGNVDNRVQAKRRLKSSIAVFANWIDKY from the coding sequence ATGGCAACAATGTATTCTTTATTTCTCGGTATTCTTTCTCTTGCTCTTTGCCTCCTTATGGGCACTGGCCATCGTGATCTAACAGCGGCTGCGCAGCGCGAAGCACTCGCCCTGCGGCATAACGGGTTAGGTCTTGCCGGGCTTCCCCTGCGTCAACAGATTATGCGCATTGCCGCCGGCGAACTGGGCGTGCGAGAGCTGAGCGGAAATAACGATGGCGAAAGGGTAGAGGCCTATCTGCGCTATACGCACTTGGGCAAGGGGCATGCTTGGTGTGCTGCCTTTGTCTCTTGGTGTTATGCGCAGGCCGGACAAGCGCAACCCCGTAATCCTTGGAGTCCGGCACTCTTTCCCCAAGCAAGACGATACACGCTAGCGCGCGATAACTGCGCCACGGCCCAGTCCGTTCCGGCACTGGCCGATGTCTTTGGCATCTACAGCGCTAGCGCGAAACGCATCAATCATGTCGGCTTGGTAAACGGGCTGTCGCATGCCTATATCCTCAGCATCGAGGGCAATGTCGACAATCGCGTGCAAGCGAAGCGGCGCTTAAAATCTAGCATCGCTGTTTTTGCTAACTGGATTGATAAATACTAG
- a CDS encoding glycoside hydrolase family 2 protein, translating into MMRIQFYLLILLLLSTGSYLRGQQTEKMMLSGSSREDAKVWQFYCTAGRQSGQWTTIHVPSCWEQEGFGAYNYGHDKDMASERGLYKTSFKLPAHWKDKRIYIVFDGSMTDTKVEVNGKQAGEIHQGAFYRFKREITDLVSFKKENQLDVEVSKMSANASVNSAEREADFWVFGGIFRPVYLEAVPHTHMAYSGIDAKADGKINLEVVLDKELAQASLQVDIFDSQTGEKKKSFTSTAAASASKRLLANASVSDISPWSSENPHLYRAVITLLERGKPVQQTMERFGFRTVEVRERDGLYINGVKMRFKGVNRHCFWPTTGRTISREQSLQDIMLIKEMNMNAVRMSHYPPDKHFLELCDSLGLYVINELCAWQSPPYDTEVGTTLLTEMLTRDINHPSVVLWANGNEGGFNLDLDPLFGTLDIQQRTVIHPFGLFGGINTVHYISYNSGIKNMFNGRDIFMPTELIHGLYDGGHGAGLDDFWNLMRSNPLSAGMFLWDFADQGIVRTDKDGFVDTDKDHGADGIVGPFREKEGSFFTIKEIWSPIHMEKKYITARWDGSLQLENRYDFTNTAQCRFSYSMKKFNAVDREGETYQDTILSPTIEPGAKGMLGLQLPANWRDFDVLYLKAEDPNGEELFTWSYEINTPARFAERATVARDKAGAKLVMTETDSLFRLRHGETTVAIHKTTGLLQGIVTAKGEIPLSNGPVLISDEQLTCTGLTSTVSDSLIRIDVRYAYPRGGEAYRFSWTMKSNGILQLDYDYRPRDRMEMAGISFSFPEQGVQGATLLANGPYRVYNNRMKGGRLGIWEKTYNDAITGEDWDYPEFKGYYSLFYGMRLHTAVPFSVYSSAEDITLQLFTPSIQKQYDRQRNYTFPKYPKGDISFMDAIPAVGTKFSGPQEMGPQSQPHTFKTFSATPNMINRLYFDFQ; encoded by the coding sequence ATGATGCGTATCCAATTTTATCTACTTATACTTTTATTGCTGTCGACAGGCAGCTACCTGCGGGGTCAACAAACGGAAAAGATGATGCTATCCGGCAGCAGCCGAGAAGATGCCAAGGTATGGCAGTTCTACTGCACGGCGGGCCGGCAAAGTGGTCAGTGGACCACGATCCACGTTCCTTCCTGTTGGGAGCAGGAAGGCTTTGGGGCTTACAACTATGGGCACGACAAAGATATGGCCTCGGAACGGGGGCTATACAAAACCTCCTTCAAACTACCTGCACATTGGAAAGATAAGCGGATCTATATCGTGTTTGATGGCTCCATGACAGATACCAAGGTGGAGGTCAATGGCAAGCAAGCCGGAGAAATACACCAAGGTGCATTTTACAGGTTTAAACGGGAGATCACCGACTTGGTGAGTTTTAAGAAGGAAAATCAACTGGATGTTGAGGTCAGCAAGATGTCTGCCAATGCCAGCGTAAACAGCGCCGAGCGCGAAGCCGATTTTTGGGTGTTCGGCGGAATTTTCAGACCGGTTTACCTCGAGGCGGTGCCGCACACACATATGGCCTACAGCGGTATCGATGCCAAAGCCGATGGGAAAATCAACTTGGAGGTAGTCTTGGATAAGGAGCTTGCGCAAGCGAGCCTGCAGGTCGATATTTTCGACAGCCAGACGGGCGAAAAGAAGAAATCCTTTACCTCCACAGCGGCGGCATCGGCCAGCAAGCGGCTGCTGGCAAATGCTTCTGTTAGCGATATCAGTCCATGGTCCAGCGAAAATCCGCATCTCTATCGCGCGGTTATTACGCTGCTCGAGCGCGGCAAGCCCGTACAGCAGACGATGGAACGATTTGGTTTCCGCACGGTAGAGGTCAGGGAGCGCGACGGCCTGTATATCAATGGGGTAAAGATGCGCTTCAAGGGTGTTAATCGGCATTGCTTTTGGCCCACCACGGGGCGAACAATCAGTCGCGAACAGAGCTTGCAGGATATCATGTTGATCAAGGAAATGAACATGAATGCGGTGCGCATGTCGCATTATCCGCCAGATAAGCACTTCTTGGAGCTCTGCGATTCCTTGGGGCTATATGTCATCAACGAGCTTTGTGCTTGGCAATCGCCGCCCTATGATACGGAGGTGGGCACCACGCTGCTCACCGAGATGCTGACGCGTGATATCAACCATCCTTCGGTGGTGCTTTGGGCAAACGGCAATGAAGGTGGGTTCAACCTGGATCTGGATCCGCTCTTTGGCACCTTGGATATACAGCAGCGAACGGTGATTCATCCTTTTGGGCTATTTGGGGGAATCAATACGGTACATTACATCTCCTACAATAGCGGTATTAAAAATATGTTCAACGGAAGGGATATCTTTATGCCTACCGAACTGATACATGGGCTGTATGATGGCGGGCATGGCGCCGGACTGGATGACTTTTGGAATCTGATGCGTTCCAATCCCTTATCTGCCGGTATGTTTCTTTGGGATTTTGCCGATCAGGGCATTGTGCGAACGGACAAAGATGGGTTTGTTGATACGGATAAAGACCATGGCGCCGATGGTATTGTCGGTCCTTTTCGGGAAAAGGAAGGCAGCTTCTTTACGATTAAGGAGATCTGGTCGCCTATACATATGGAGAAGAAATATATCACCGCGCGTTGGGACGGCTCCTTACAGCTAGAAAACCGGTATGATTTTACAAATACCGCCCAATGTCGGTTCTCCTACAGCATGAAAAAGTTTAACGCCGTAGATAGGGAGGGCGAAACCTATCAAGATACGATTCTGTCGCCGACCATTGAGCCGGGGGCTAAGGGGATGCTCGGTTTACAATTACCGGCAAACTGGAGGGATTTTGATGTGCTCTACCTGAAGGCCGAAGATCCCAATGGCGAAGAGCTCTTTACCTGGAGTTACGAGATCAACACACCGGCCCGTTTTGCGGAACGTGCTACGGTAGCGCGGGACAAGGCTGGCGCCAAGCTGGTCATGACCGAGACAGATAGCCTGTTTCGCCTACGCCATGGCGAAACAACGGTAGCCATCCATAAAACGACTGGATTGTTGCAGGGTATTGTTACCGCCAAAGGGGAAATCCCTCTCTCGAATGGTCCGGTATTGATCAGCGATGAACAGCTAACTTGTACCGGACTCACATCCACGGTTTCGGACAGCCTGATCCGGATCGATGTGCGCTATGCTTATCCACGTGGTGGCGAGGCTTACCGTTTTTCTTGGACGATGAAAAGCAATGGTATACTGCAATTGGATTACGACTATCGGCCGCGCGATCGCATGGAGATGGCGGGCATCAGCTTTAGTTTTCCCGAGCAGGGCGTACAAGGGGCTACCTTATTGGCAAATGGACCCTATCGGGTGTACAACAATCGCATGAAGGGTGGTCGTTTAGGTATCTGGGAGAAGACGTATAATGATGCGATTACGGGAGAGGATTGGGACTATCCGGAGTTCAAAGGCTATTATTCGCTGTTTTATGGTATGCGCTTGCACACGGCCGTTCCTTTTTCCGTGTATTCCTCCGCTGAGGATATCACGCTACAGCTGTTCACGCCATCTATACAAAAGCAGTACGATAGGCAGCGTAATTATACTTTTCCGAAATATCCGAAAGGGGATATCTCCTTTATGGATGCTATACCTGCCGTGGGCACGAAATTCTCGGGTCCGCAGGAAATGGGACCGCAATCGCAGCCGCATACCTTTAAAACGTTTAGCGCTACGCCCAATATGATCAATCGTCTGTACTTCGATTTTCAATAA
- a CDS encoding Crp/Fnr family transcriptional regulator, whose protein sequence is MYEKILENVTKCVELTQEEIQLFTGILTHRIIPKKTILLREGEICEFEGYINKGCARIYYINEKGTEVTLSFAVEDWWVTDIASFNDKTPSRFYIEASEDTEMFLLTPHSKEALLTFIPKFERVFRMLVQKSLSRLQNRLVSTISKTATERYLEFIELYPSIPLRVPQYYIASYLGVSPEFISTIRKRLATK, encoded by the coding sequence ATGTACGAAAAAATTTTAGAAAACGTCACGAAGTGTGTTGAGTTAACACAAGAAGAGATCCAACTGTTTACAGGTATTTTGACTCATCGCATCATCCCCAAGAAAACAATATTGCTACGCGAAGGGGAAATTTGTGAGTTTGAAGGCTATATAAATAAGGGTTGTGCTCGAATTTATTACATCAATGAAAAAGGAACCGAGGTTACGCTCTCCTTTGCCGTCGAGGATTGGTGGGTAACCGATATTGCCTCATTTAATGACAAAACGCCATCTAGATTCTACATCGAAGCTTCCGAAGATACCGAGATGTTCTTACTTACTCCCCACAGTAAAGAAGCGTTACTAACTTTTATTCCGAAATTTGAAAGAGTGTTTCGTATGCTAGTGCAAAAAAGCCTTTCTAGACTTCAAAATCGACTCGTCTCAACCATTAGTAAAACAGCCACTGAACGTTACTTAGAGTTCATCGAATTATATCCTTCAATCCCGTTACGCGTGCCGCAATACTACATTGCCTCTTACCTCGGTGTATCGCCGGAATTTATTAGCACAATACGAAAACGACTAGCTACAAAATAG